The genomic region AAAGTGTAAATACTTAattgatgtttgtctctttttttccaggtGTGGAgccgagcagcagcagaaaccCTGACGAGGAAAATGAGGAGAATGAATCTCCAGACCTGAATAATCAAACTCCAACAAGGTTCCTGCATAAACTACCAGTGTTATCACTTAATTAACATCAGAGagcaacaaaatatatatagttttgtAAAGTAAAGTCTACTACCCTCTGCCTGATTTACTATATTTCTACACAGCTAATAACCAGGTTTGACTCaaaaatttgattttaaagaaaaaaaaggtctgactaaaatacagtaaaaccaAATCTAATAGAAGTTTCTGGATATCACAAACAATTCAGAATTATTTAGGatgctttttttattcttaagtATAAAACCTAACCCTACCATCCAATCACAGCCAGTGTAATAGCTCAACATTAGCTATGGATGTTTGCAGCTGccaatattaaaaatgaaattatttaagcaaatataaatgttaaaattgtGAAGATTAAGTTGATTTCATATttagtgttaaaaaaagaaagaaagtaaaatcattccattttaatatttgtcaGCTCTAATCTTCTGTATCTAACCTGCTTCTTGCTCCAGAGGTCCGTCTGCGTCTGAGAAAAGAAAACCCGGCAGAGCTTCGATCAGTCAGAACCTCATAGATCTCAGGATCCGGATCCTGGAGGACTCTCAGACCGACATTCTCTCGAACAACGGTAAACATTCAGAGTTAATTAAAAGCATTAAACCGTCTCtgcagttagagagagaggaaacatgaGCCTGTTTAAAGGGACAGCTCacacaaattacaaaaacacaacggTTTCAGACGTACCTTTAGTGGTTTTTggctgaagaagagaaaaactacattaaaacaATGTCAAAGACAGACTGACCTCATTATCATTTATCTCCTAAGTTCagacagtaaagtaaaagaTGGCCAGATTATAGTTATCAGTCAAGATCAAACCAGAACCTTACTGGTttgatttgtgtcatttttatttgctCAGAAACTGAcgtaaaactgaaatatgtaGTTTATATTCTTGATGTTTCAGGAGCAAAAATGTTTAACTATGCGAAAgttcctgggttcaaatcccagacGAGCCTCCAATTGTGTTCAGCAAACTGTGATTCTACACAATAAAAATGGTTATTGATTActaaattcattttcattcttgATTTTCAATAAAACCAAATCCAGTGATTGTTCACACGACTATAAagacttttccttctttctcacaGTACTTAAGAAATGTCCGATCCTGAAGCTGCAGTGTCCTCGTGGCCTGCAGGAGGCGGACTTCCTGGACCTGCTCAGGTCCAACTTTCCTCAGCTGGCCGGAGACGACAAACATTTAGAGGTTTTCACGTCTGACAAGAGAAGGAGACTGAAGCCTCTGAAGCTACAGACGCTGACACCAGAGGAGATCCAGAGAAACATCGGCTGCACAGGATGGAAGTCGACGCTCTACATCAGACTGAAGGTAGTTCGTCTCTTccttttaagataaaaaaagcAGACTATTTTTGAGATAAAGAAATAACAGAtgggatatttttatttttccaggcctgcaaagaaaacaacagcTGTGAAGAGTCTCTGTGCAACTCCACCGCACTGACGTGTGACGACAGCAGGACACAAACCAGGTAGTCATTTAGTATTTATTCACTCATGGTTATCCAAATCTGtccctcacactcacacacaaaaacaaaatacagacaCTCAAACTGTGGATCCATTTTAAGTCTTTTGCTTCTGTTTGCCACATCAGTCCTGTTCAGGAAGTTGAAGGCAGCAGCTCAGCATCAccagaagaaggagaagaagaagaagtgagcaTGGAAACGGACCAAGGCGAAAGTCACAGGACATCAGAGCCAGCTGAAGATCTCTCTGCAGCTCAGGGTAAAGTGAACATGGACAATGAagatgagagagaagaagaagaagaagaagaaagagaagaggcaATGGACAGTGACGGTGATTGGAAACCAGATGTTGAGGAGCCGCAGGAGAGCGACTCAGACCTGCAGgctgagaaacagaaaaacagacctTCTGCTGTCAAGGAGACAGAAACTGAGAACAgtgttgctgtgtttttctgCAAAGTTTGCAGTGATCTGCACAGATCAGAAGTCACGCTTGTCAAACACGCATGGAGTCACGTGAACGATCCTCTGTGCATTtgtggagtttgtggagagaccGCAGACACGATGAAGGATCATCTTCAGAGTCGGCACAAAACAGACGACTGTCACATCTGCGGGGAGTCTTTCCTCGGCGCTCTCAGCTTCAACGAGCATGTGGCCGCTCACTCTGGGGAGCGACCACACCGATGCGACGTCTGCCATGAAGCTTTTGCCCTGAAGGTGTCGCTGGAGAACCACCAGAGGCAGCACGAGGCGGGTAAACTCCACAAATGTTACACGTGTCACAAAGTGTTTGATCTGAAGGAGCAGTTAAAAGCTCACCGCAGCACTCACGGCAATAAGAAGACACATCTGTGCGGCGTGTGCGGTAAATCCCTCAGCGACTACAGATCTTTATCTCGACACAAGATGACGCACTCTGGCGAACGACCTCACAGCTGTCAGACTTGCGGGAGACGTTTCAAACTCCTCGGCACGCTGAGGCAACACGAGAAGATCCACACGACCAGAGAGAGATCATACCTGTGCGACGTCTGCTGCAAAATGTTCCTGACCAGCAAGCAGCTGCAGATCCACATGAGGACGCACACCAATGAGAAGCCGTACCACTGCGGCGAATGCGGCAGGGGCTTCACCACTAAGGGACCTTTGACGATTCACATGCGGATTCACACCGGGGAGACACCATACAGCTGTCCGGACTGCGGCTGGTCCTTTAAACGCAAGATTAACCTAGACAACCACGTGACCGTCCACTCCGGAGTCAAGCCGTTTGTCTGTGGGATTTGTGGGAAGGCATGTGCTCGTAAAACGTACCTGACAGTTCACATGAGGACACACAATGGGGAGAGACCGTATAAATGTTCTCTGTGCGATAAAGCCTTCACTCAGAGCCATTGTCTGAAAACGCACATGAAGAGCCACCAGGGGGACGAAACTGCGACGTAGTGCTCATATCAGAGCAAAAAACAGAACTGTGAGGTCTTTACTTGATGagttttctttgatttaatttaatgtaaaagCTGTGAGATAAGTTGAATAAAATGTTGGCCGTAATTTGTGCTGGACTGTGCGTTGTCAGTTTTAAACTCTGAGAGTAGTAGAGTACATTCAAAGctgatggtaaatggactgtacttataaagCGCTTTTCTATACTTTTAGACCGTTCAAACCGATTTAAACTTATcatacaataatgtaattatcagcatcatcgtGTCTGTATATGGACTTGACCGTGATCATTTTGtttgacctcaatattgccacacttcacattagcagctaagaggctattcatgtcatattggctaagtgagtagtgtcctccattcctcactgtgtgtctgagtggagactgcagaagaattaaaggtaaataactctgtccccaaccataatggcagtctgtgtttttacagaagagTAGCGCCCACTCTCCAGTCCCAACCCcccattattatactattatattatcattatatcagtgatataaaatgatcttcaaatgaaaataatattgtCTAATAAAAAGTacttattgtgacaggcctaattGTTACAtcaaatgactgaaaataaggaaaaactaAAAAGTCTCCTCTCAGATTTAATGAGCAGTGTGtgggatttagtgccatctagtggtgatgcTGCAGATTGCAATCGACTTATCAGACAGCCAACACCAGAAAATGCCATGTTAGCGGAGCAATGAACTGAATGTGGAGCAGATGAAgaggaatataaatataaagaaatctgAGAAAAGTGTTCAGAGCAGTTTGAAGCTGCTGCTTTATGCTCACATGGATTATTCCTacatatatttttctcattatttgacactttgaccacatttaatatgaacatctgaTATTAACAACATTAAATATATGACAGAAAATAAGGGAAAACATAAAAGTTCCCCTTTTAAGTTTCAAAGGAGCAGTGTTtgggatttagtgccatctagtggtgatgcTGCATATTGCAACCAACTAATTCATCCCTCTGTATCTGGAGCCAGTATTCAGTTTGTCCGTTCTGCGCTACTGTAGATATAAAAGCTAATTTTAAAGCAATGAAaacattattcttattttcaggtgattgaACACTAATTAAAGCATACATATTAATATTCTGTCACATTGGATCtttatatcagtggtatgaaATGGTCTTCACAGGGCCGGCCGGTGGCATAAACTGTCTATGCGGTTGTTTAGGGCCACAACCACTTGGGGGCGCCACACGATCAGTGGGACTTTATATTTTTCCAGCTCTTCACACTGCAGTGCGGTATTTTTACATGTACATGATAAACCATTACATTTAATCCCTTCCCAAACGAGTTAACACAATACATATTACGCTTATCACTGTCATATAAATCTCTGTTCACATTATCTTCAGTCTGTGGaactttcctctttcctgaACTGGCTGGATGAATGTACTGCTGCCGGTTGAGAAGCTAACTTCCGGTTAGCTATCCGCTAACTTCAACGCCGAAGAAATAAATTAATTGTGCGGGTCTGCAGACTGTCCAGATGTTACCGGACAGGTGGATAAATTCTGCGTATAGCGTTACGAGTCGTATGATGttcaaactttattttctgttttacagcCGCAGCAACGAACTctgtgtaaccatggtaactaaaATACACAGTAGATAATGCTACGGTAAGGATGTTATAAGGACTATTAAGACTCACAGGCCTCATTAAATTAACTTAATCTAATTCATATGTGATATTTAAACAGTTGtggtgttttaatttttcataaatcacttttaaatccacatgaagaagagaggagagcctCTGCTGTCcaggagggagagtgtgtgtttctatcagcAGCTGCTCTGAACATTAGTGACACTGAACGgccaaagaagagaaaactggAGATGGAAAACTACCACAGTATAAaggtttgttattgtttattgaatCTGATTAAATGAACTGACAGTCATTTTCTTGgatgttattatttttagctGAAACATTTAGCACTAACAACTAACATCAGAAGGACCGTAACCATAGTGAATAATGCCCTTTGTGATTTCTTCCTGCCCAAAGTaacgtcttcaaatgtcttgtttagtcTGATCAATGGtcccaaaatccaaagatagtCCCTTCACTATTTTGTGACGTAAAAGCATCATATCaacacatttgagaagctaaaaCCAGCAAATATCTGGTATTTTTATCATAAAAGAAAATAGAACATATTTAATTCCTTAATAGCCGATGTAAATGTTGTGGTATAAATGTGGAGATTGGTATTGAGCACTGAGCCAAACTAGTGTTTCCGCCAGTCTGACTCCCAACACTTTCCTTGTTATTTCAGGAGCGAGCTCTCTTCAAACCATTAATGAACTCTGCAGTCATCAACCAATCACAGATGAggtcagaaacacacatatttgcattacacacacagtaaatatggttttattttCTCGTTTGAATGGACAGTAGCGCTTTGACAAACACAACATTACTtctgttttgcatttttcttttgcCGTCTGCTtagagacag from Scomber japonicus isolate fScoJap1 chromosome 22, fScoJap1.pri, whole genome shotgun sequence harbors:
- the LOC128383632 gene encoding zinc finger protein 436-like, translated to MSKAEILRGFVAERLAAASQEILAVFERIVAGYEEEASGFRQEIDLQKRQLELLLQPQVQLQRKGVEPSSSRNPDEENEENESPDLNNQTPTRGPSASEKRKPGRASISQNLIDLRIRILEDSQTDILSNNVLKKCPILKLQCPRGLQEADFLDLLRSNFPQLAGDDKHLEVFTSDKRRRLKPLKLQTLTPEEIQRNIGCTGWKSTLYIRLKACKENNSCEESLCNSTALTCDDSRTQTSPVQEVEGSSSASPEEGEEEEVSMETDQGESHRTSEPAEDLSAAQGKVNMDNEDEREEEEEEEREEAMDSDGDWKPDVEEPQESDSDLQAEKQKNRPSAVKETETENSVAVFFCKVCSDLHRSEVTLVKHAWSHVNDPLCICGVCGETADTMKDHLQSRHKTDDCHICGESFLGALSFNEHVAAHSGERPHRCDVCHEAFALKVSLENHQRQHEAGKLHKCYTCHKVFDLKEQLKAHRSTHGNKKTHLCGVCGKSLSDYRSLSRHKMTHSGERPHSCQTCGRRFKLLGTLRQHEKIHTTRERSYLCDVCCKMFLTSKQLQIHMRTHTNEKPYHCGECGRGFTTKGPLTIHMRIHTGETPYSCPDCGWSFKRKINLDNHVTVHSGVKPFVCGICGKACARKTYLTVHMRTHNGERPYKCSLCDKAFTQSHCLKTHMKSHQGDETAT